From a single Anaeromicrobium sediminis genomic region:
- the cuyB gene encoding cysteate racemase — MRKNIGILGGMGPMATASLFKKIISFTDADCDQDHVRIFIDNNTYIPDRTDYITGHGEDPRPYLIESAEKLEQMGADCIIMPCNTAHYFYSDIVKAIDIEFIHMIEETIKNIVETYPGEKNIGLLSTEGTSKSGIYDEIAIAYELNLVKPHGIYQEYVTDLIYGIKAGEEDYHVKKIYETINHMKTEGVNVFILGCTELSIAQEMYNLEGVYVDPMDVLAKSAIKFAFSEMELA; from the coding sequence ATGAGAAAAAATATTGGTATACTAGGTGGAATGGGACCTATGGCTACGGCAAGTTTATTTAAAAAAATAATAAGTTTTACAGATGCAGATTGTGATCAAGATCATGTTAGAATATTTATAGATAATAATACTTATATTCCAGATAGGACTGATTATATAACGGGACATGGAGAAGATCCACGACCATATTTAATAGAATCGGCTGAAAAATTAGAACAGATGGGGGCAGATTGTATAATAATGCCTTGTAATACGGCCCACTATTTTTATTCGGACATAGTAAAGGCCATAGATATTGAGTTTATACACATGATAGAAGAGACTATTAAAAATATAGTAGAAACTTATCCTGGAGAAAAGAACATAGGGTTACTTTCTACTGAGGGCACGTCTAAATCGGGCATATATGATGAAATAGCCATAGCTTACGAACTTAATTTAGTTAAACCCCATGGTATATATCAGGAATATGTTACAGACTTGATTTATGGAATTAAAGCTGGAGAAGAGGATTACCATGTTAAAAAAATTTATGAAACTATAAATCATATGAAAACTGAAGGTGTTAATGTATTTATACTAGGATGCACAGAATTGTCCATTGCACAGGAAATGTATAATTTAGAAGGTGTTTATGTGGATCCTATGGACGTATTAGCTAAAAGTGCCATAAAGTTTGCTTTTTCAGAAATGGAATTAGCTTAA
- a CDS encoding ATP-binding protein, whose amino-acid sequence MKRKIIYSFFLGVIIILLGINIYLQKELGSSIWKEIFSLNEFTLEEKNWLKENKVIIYGGDKNAPPLRFLDEEDNQYKGIVIDYMRALSIEIEKDIKIKPYVWDKALVALKNKETQICDMFESKERSKHYLFSDPIYNMRGVILTRGNERNIKSYLNLPNKRVAVPRGDYAIEFLKKNTRGITFIYTKDINEAIELILNNKADAVVGDEPVISYFVEKSSRKNMLKILDNHMYENETVLAVNKKDKILLNIINKSIYALRKKGVMVKIQQKWFGISTPIVKDGVFNKIKLFLFIFSIIFLMAIYILCIWNKNLKREVRKQTIEIYNSKKNLQTIFDGLTNFMIVIDEELIIRDVNKSLCQFVHKDKDEIINNELILFKDKLFPYDEEYLKEIINKNENVVMEYEWKNRIYELNTFFLEDNEIRILIMIKDITKGKLSEKKMLQSNKMMAVGQLAAGVAHEIRNPLGVIVNYLYILKKNIKYEEKIERAINVIDESVNRASNIIDNLLNFSRMTNMEIRKIEIKKIIENIIQLEELIMKKNNIKGKIIGKRSYIYINEESIKHILINLISNSIYAMKDGGTIIIDIKTTNEDLIIKCIDTGSGIKKEDLENIFNPFFTTKGPNEGTGLGLYIVYNEVKKNGGDIRVKSKVGEGTTFKVRLPLRGDCNG is encoded by the coding sequence ATGAAAAGAAAAATAATATACTCTTTTTTCTTAGGAGTTATAATCATATTATTAGGAATAAATATATATCTACAGAAAGAATTGGGTAGCAGCATATGGAAGGAAATATTTTCTTTAAATGAATTTACCCTAGAGGAAAAGAATTGGCTAAAGGAAAATAAGGTTATTATTTATGGGGGAGATAAGAATGCTCCCCCTCTTAGATTCTTAGATGAAGAAGACAATCAATATAAAGGAATTGTTATAGATTATATGAGAGCTTTATCTATAGAAATTGAAAAGGATATTAAGATAAAACCCTACGTATGGGATAAGGCCCTAGTAGCATTAAAAAATAAAGAAACTCAAATATGTGATATGTTTGAATCTAAAGAGAGAAGTAAACACTACTTATTTTCAGATCCCATATACAATATGAGGGGAGTAATATTAACTAGGGGAAATGAGAGAAACATTAAATCCTATTTAAATTTACCTAATAAAAGGGTGGCTGTTCCTCGGGGTGATTATGCCATAGAGTTCTTGAAAAAAAATACTAGGGGTATAACCTTTATATATACTAAGGATATAAATGAAGCTATTGAGCTTATACTTAATAATAAAGCAGATGCTGTTGTTGGGGATGAGCCTGTAATAAGCTATTTCGTGGAAAAATCCAGTAGAAAGAACATGTTAAAAATATTAGACAATCATATGTATGAAAATGAAACTGTATTAGCAGTAAATAAGAAAGATAAAATTCTACTCAATATAATAAATAAATCCATATATGCTTTAAGAAAAAAGGGTGTAATGGTAAAAATTCAGCAAAAATGGTTTGGTATATCAACTCCCATAGTTAAGGATGGTGTATTTAATAAAATAAAGTTGTTTTTATTCATATTTTCCATAATATTTTTAATGGCCATATATATATTGTGTATATGGAATAAAAATTTAAAGAGGGAAGTAAGGAAGCAAACTATAGAAATTTATAATAGTAAAAAGAATTTACAAACAATTTTTGATGGACTAACTAATTTTATGATAGTTATAGATGAGGAATTAATAATAAGGGACGTAAACAAGAGTTTATGCCAATTTGTCCATAAGGATAAGGACGAAATAATAAATAATGAGCTCATTTTATTTAAAGACAAATTATTTCCATATGATGAAGAATATTTAAAGGAAATTATAAATAAAAATGAAAATGTGGTTATGGAATATGAGTGGAAAAATAGAATATATGAGTTAAATACCTTTTTCCTAGAGGACAATGAAATTAGAATACTCATAATGATAAAGGATATAACAAAGGGGAAATTAAGTGAAAAAAAGATGCTACAGTCTAATAAGATGATGGCAGTAGGCCAGTTAGCTGCAGGGGTGGCCCATGAAATAAGAAACCCCTTAGGAGTCATTGTGAACTATCTTTATATATTAAAGAAGAATATAAAATATGAAGAAAAGATAGAAAGGGCCATAAACGTCATAGATGAGTCTGTTAATAGAGCAAGTAATATAATAGATAATTTACTCAATTTTTCTAGGATGACAAATATGGAAATAAGAAAGATAGAAATTAAAAAAATTATAGAGAATATAATCCAATTAGAAGAACTTATAATGAAAAAAAATAATATAAAAGGAAAGATAATAGGAAAGAGAAGTTATATATACATAAACGAAGAATCTATTAAGCACATATTGATAAATTTAATATCTAATAGTATTTATGCTATGAAAGATGGAGGAACCATAATTATAGATATTAAAACAACAAATGAAGATTTAATAATTAAATGTATAGACACGGGAAGTGGAATAAAGAAAGAGGATTTGGAGAACATATTTAATCCATTTTTTACAACAAAAGGACCCAATGAGGGTACTGGATTGGGACTTTATATAGTATATAATGAAGTGAAAAAAAATGGAGGAGACATACGCGTTAAAAGCAAAGTTGGAGAAGGAACTACTTTTAAAGTAAGGCTACCTTTAAGAGGTGATTGTAATGGATAA
- a CDS encoding sigma-54-dependent transcriptional regulator: MDKGMNILVVDDEKNYRETLKIILEDEGYNVHEAKDGEEALFKVKNNEYHIVFSDLKMPKMDGMELLRGIKSVNESTKVIIITGYGTIENAVCAMKRGAETYFIKGCSPKKIIEEIKSIEKNLRNENIDNNHILKSKNKTFNDVLRICKKTADRNVNILLLGESGVGKDVLVNYIHNNSNRKEGKLRAVNCNSFSENLIESELFGYHKGAFTGALKDRIGKFEAAHGSTLFLDEIGDLGLNTQVKILRTLENKEIERIGSNETIKVDFRLICATNRNIYRLIEENKFRKDLFYRISTIVVDIPSLRDRREDIEDFIEFFIGKSEKNMDKTIHKVEDSLMEFLLNYNYPGNIRELKNIIERLVVLSEDGIMRKRDISIRERSIEEYKSLKEYRKNLEQEYITGVLKAHDYNVAYAAEKLNISKRQLFNKIKEYNIVRK, encoded by the coding sequence ATGGATAAAGGTATGAACATATTAGTTGTAGATGATGAAAAAAATTATAGGGAAACTTTAAAAATAATACTAGAAGACGAGGGTTACAATGTTCATGAAGCTAAAGATGGGGAAGAGGCCCTATTTAAGGTTAAAAATAATGAGTATCATATAGTATTTAGTGATTTGAAAATGCCTAAGATGGATGGTATGGAACTACTAAGAGGAATAAAGTCAGTAAATGAAAGTACTAAGGTCATAATTATAACAGGATATGGAACTATAGAAAATGCCGTTTGTGCCATGAAAAGAGGGGCGGAAACCTATTTCATAAAGGGATGTAGTCCAAAAAAAATAATAGAAGAAATTAAATCAATAGAAAAGAACTTGAGAAATGAGAATATAGATAATAATCATATCCTTAAAAGTAAAAATAAGACATTTAATGATGTTCTAAGGATTTGTAAGAAAACTGCCGATAGGAATGTGAATATTTTACTACTAGGAGAATCAGGGGTAGGTAAGGATGTATTAGTAAATTATATTCACAATAATAGTAATAGAAAAGAAGGAAAACTTAGGGCTGTAAACTGCAATTCTTTTTCTGAAAATTTAATCGAATCTGAATTGTTTGGGTACCATAAGGGGGCCTTCACAGGTGCATTAAAGGATAGAATAGGGAAATTTGAGGCAGCTCATGGAAGCACTTTGTTTTTAGATGAAATAGGAGACCTGGGATTAAATACCCAAGTTAAAATTTTAAGAACTTTGGAAAATAAAGAAATAGAGAGAATTGGCAGTAATGAAACTATAAAAGTAGATTTTAGGTTAATATGTGCTACAAATAGAAATATTTACAGACTTATAGAAGAAAATAAATTTAGAAAGGACTTATTTTATAGGATAAGTACCATTGTTGTAGACATACCATCCTTAAGGGATAGAAGGGAAGATATAGAAGATTTTATTGAATTTTTCATTGGAAAAAGTGAGAAAAATATGGATAAAACCATACATAAGGTTGAAGATAGTCTCATGGAATTTTTATTAAATTATAATTACCCAGGAAATATAAGGGAACTTAAGAATATTATAGAGAGATTAGTAGTTTTGTCAGAAGATGGAATAATGAGAAAAAGAGATATATCCATAAGGGAAAGGTCAATAGAAGAATACAAAAGCTTAAAGGAATATAGAAAAAATTTAGAACAAGAATATATAACAGGAGTATTAAAGGCCCATGATTATAATGTGGCATATGCTGCAGAAAAATTGAACATAAGCAAAAGACAACTATTTAATAAAATAAAAGAATATAATATTGTGAGAAAGTGA
- a CDS encoding Na+/H+ antiporter NhaC family protein — protein sequence MSKEKQLSFYGGPWTSFLPFFIFLFVAIYISVLKAPDVKGMWVGSMAGIMITFFLAKDKIKYSETVIEGMADKIAIIPIACWIFAGVFASVLRSSGLVQGVIWGAYHVGAKGMVFVIITFLSSALFATAAGTGFGTIVAGMSVLYPAGVLLGANPVILAGAIVGGGAFGDNLAPVSDTTICSAASQGADVGGVVKSRLRYSITASIMTLIIIVMFGGGGSVSNVPYETLARYMNPKGLIMLIPAAITIYIAIKKGDIIYATTIGTIVSICIAIPFGLNSFSNLFYIKDGAVGGVLVNGVAGMIEICILALLILSCVHIMKAGGGDKKLLELAEKFVKTVAAVEASIALLVSIMSAIMGLNAPPILAIGTSYAKPLGEKYKIHPYRRANLLDATACTLAYSLPWTPALLLAQSLAKEASGQFGDLVPALTPTQMAPWIIYCWALLVVIGFSIVTGWGRTFVGENNEPVKALSK from the coding sequence ATGAGTAAAGAAAAGCAATTATCATTTTATGGAGGTCCCTGGACTTCTTTCTTACCATTTTTCATCTTTTTATTTGTGGCCATCTATATTTCTGTATTAAAAGCACCTGATGTAAAGGGAATGTGGGTTGGTTCCATGGCTGGAATAATGATTACATTCTTTTTAGCTAAGGATAAGATTAAGTATTCAGAAACTGTCATAGAAGGTATGGCTGATAAGATTGCCATCATACCAATAGCCTGTTGGATCTTTGCTGGAGTATTTGCATCCGTATTAAGATCATCAGGACTAGTACAAGGTGTAATTTGGGGAGCTTATCATGTGGGAGCTAAAGGCATGGTATTTGTAATTATTACATTTTTATCTTCTGCACTATTTGCTACTGCTGCAGGAACTGGTTTTGGAACAATAGTGGCAGGTATGTCCGTATTATATCCAGCTGGAGTATTATTAGGAGCAAATCCAGTTATACTTGCAGGGGCTATTGTAGGAGGAGGAGCATTTGGGGATAATCTAGCTCCTGTATCGGATACAACCATATGTTCTGCAGCTAGCCAAGGAGCTGATGTGGGTGGCGTTGTAAAGTCCAGATTAAGATATTCCATTACGGCATCCATAATGACTTTAATAATAATAGTTATGTTTGGTGGTGGAGGAAGTGTATCTAATGTACCATATGAGACATTAGCTAGGTACATGAATCCAAAAGGACTCATAATGTTAATTCCAGCAGCTATTACCATTTATATTGCCATTAAAAAGGGAGATATTATATATGCTACAACTATAGGTACTATAGTATCTATTTGTATAGCCATACCTTTTGGGTTAAATAGTTTTTCAAATCTGTTCTATATAAAGGATGGAGCTGTAGGTGGAGTTTTAGTAAATGGCGTGGCTGGAATGATAGAAATATGTATATTGGCTTTACTCATATTATCCTGTGTACACATTATGAAAGCTGGTGGAGGAGATAAGAAATTATTAGAATTGGCAGAAAAGTTCGTAAAAACTGTAGCTGCAGTGGAAGCATCAATAGCATTACTAGTAAGTATAATGTCAGCTATTATGGGACTTAATGCACCTCCGATTTTAGCCATAGGAACATCCTATGCTAAGCCCTTAGGTGAAAAATACAAAATTCATCCCTATAGAAGGGCTAATCTATTAGATGCAACGGCTTGTACCCTAGCCTATTCCTTACCTTGGACTCCAGCTTTATTATTGGCCCAGTCCTTGGCAAAGGAGGCTAGTGGACAATTTGGAGATTTAGTACCAGCTTTAACTCCTACACAAATGGCACCATGGATTATATATTGTTGGGCTTTACTAGTAGTAATTGGTTTTTCCATAGTAACAGGATGGGGACGTACATTTGTTGGTGAAAACAATGAACCTGTAAAGGCATTATCTAAATAA
- a CDS encoding cation diffusion facilitator family transporter, translating into MLNDGERIKLGNKVLAITIALNVLLTIIKVIGGLWGNSSAMVADGLHSLSDVITSMGIIISLFISSKPRDEEHPYGHEKAESIASFLLALVLATTGAQIGYHSINTIIHKTYAQPEFYTIIVAIISVLIKEYQYRITISAAKKINSNAMMSDAWHHRSDAFSSIAALIGIIGSRLGYSYLDPLAGIIVSVIVVKVGIELLLQAVHELMDGSIGEEEIEQIKDKVKEIKGVRDINQLRGRKHGSKANLDINICVDPNITVYEGHRIGDIAQKDIKDNFANINEIIVHIDPCIHKGSYECKQCKRRKV; encoded by the coding sequence ATGTTAAATGATGGGGAAAGAATAAAATTAGGAAATAAGGTACTTGCCATTACAATTGCCTTAAACGTATTGTTGACAATTATAAAAGTTATAGGAGGACTTTGGGGAAATAGTAGCGCTATGGTAGCCGATGGTTTACACTCATTGAGTGATGTAATAACTTCTATGGGTATTATAATTAGTTTATTTATTTCGTCTAAACCTAGGGATGAAGAACATCCATATGGCCATGAAAAGGCAGAATCCATAGCATCTTTTTTATTGGCTTTAGTATTAGCTACAACAGGAGCACAAATAGGTTATCACAGTATTAATACCATAATACATAAAACTTATGCTCAGCCTGAGTTCTATACTATAATAGTTGCAATAATATCCGTATTAATAAAGGAATATCAATATAGAATTACTATAAGTGCTGCTAAAAAGATAAATAGTAATGCCATGATGTCAGATGCTTGGCATCATAGGTCCGATGCCTTCTCATCCATAGCCGCCTTAATTGGTATAATAGGATCAAGATTAGGGTATAGTTATTTAGATCCTTTGGCCGGAATAATAGTATCTGTAATAGTTGTAAAGGTAGGAATTGAACTTTTATTACAGGCAGTACATGAACTAATGGACGGAAGTATAGGTGAAGAAGAAATAGAACAAATAAAAGATAAGGTTAAGGAAATTAAAGGTGTAAGAGATATAAATCAGCTTAGGGGAAGAAAGCATGGGTCTAAGGCTAATCTAGACATAAATATATGTGTTGATCCGAATATTACCGTGTATGAAGGCCATAGGATAGGAGATATTGCCCAGAAAGATATAAAGGATAATTTTGCTAATATAAATGAAATAATAGTTCATATTGATCCATGTATCCATAAGGGATCCTATGAATGTAAACAATGCAAAAGAAGAAAGGTTTAA
- a CDS encoding DmpA family aminopeptidase — translation MTVNKRIRDYEINIGRLKPGKNNLITDVLGVKVGNYTLNDDHIQTGVTAIVPHEGNLFKEKLVAATYVINGFGKSTGLMQINELGTLETPIILTNTLSVGIGFDSLVKYMLRENEDIGVSTGTINPIVCECNDGYLNDIRGGYITEKHVIGALEKADELFEEGSVGAGRGMSAYKLKGGIGSSSRVFMLGHMEYTIGALVLSNMGEKRDLTIEGYNVGEKIYELEKSQEDGDKGSIIMIIATDVPLSSRQLRRICKRAGVGLSKTGSLFGNGSGDIVIGFSTANKIHHYEKDHIVDIKVINEDKIDILFRACAESVEEAIINSMICAETVKGRDGNYREGLRNYMDFMK, via the coding sequence ATGACAGTTAACAAAAGAATTAGAGATTATGAAATTAATATTGGCAGATTAAAGCCAGGTAAGAATAATTTAATAACAGATGTTTTAGGAGTAAAAGTAGGGAATTATACATTAAATGATGATCACATTCAAACAGGGGTCACGGCCATAGTTCCCCATGAAGGAAATCTTTTTAAAGAAAAATTAGTGGCAGCCACATATGTTATAAATGGATTTGGAAAAAGTACAGGACTTATGCAAATAAATGAACTAGGAACTTTAGAAACACCCATAATACTAACCAATACCCTTAGTGTGGGAATTGGATTTGACTCCTTAGTAAAATACATGTTAAGGGAGAATGAAGATATAGGAGTTTCAACAGGAACTATAAATCCTATTGTATGTGAATGTAATGATGGATATTTAAATGATATAAGAGGTGGATATATAACTGAAAAACATGTAATAGGTGCTTTAGAAAAGGCAGATGAATTATTTGAAGAAGGATCAGTAGGAGCTGGTAGAGGCATGTCTGCCTATAAGCTAAAGGGAGGAATAGGTTCATCTTCTAGAGTGTTTATGTTAGGACATATGGAATATACAATAGGAGCTTTGGTTTTATCCAATATGGGTGAAAAAAGGGATTTAACAATAGAGGGTTATAATGTTGGAGAAAAAATATATGAACTGGAAAAATCTCAGGAGGATGGAGATAAGGGATCTATAATTATGATAATTGCCACAGATGTGCCCCTATCTTCTAGGCAATTAAGGAGAATCTGTAAAAGGGCAGGCGTTGGACTTAGTAAAACAGGATCTCTATTTGGAAATGGTAGTGGAGATATAGTAATAGGTTTTAGTACAGCCAATAAAATACATCATTATGAAAAAGATCATATAGTGGATATTAAAGTAATAAATGAAGATAAAATAGACATATTATTTAGAGCCTGTGCTGAAAGTGTAGAAGAAGCTATCATAAACTCCATGATATGTGCTGAAACTGTAAAAGGAAGAGATGGGAATTACAGAGAAGGCCTTAGAAACTATATGGATTTCATGAAATAG